The Methanolacinia petrolearia DSM 11571 genome has a segment encoding these proteins:
- a CDS encoding coenzyme F420-0:L-glutamate ligase, producing MSIEVLPVEGLPVFHPGDDLAGEICKKIDLIDGDILCIASSVYSKSKGHIRTLDEVVPSEKAKEIAGMCGEDERFIQVVLDQTEEIVLEYPFVLSKMSSGHVGVRAGVDNSNVERGHVIILPPDPMAAAEEIMERVREISGKDIRVIITDTCGRSFRRGQTGVAIGWAGMDAINDFRGDHDLFGRVLEITEEAVVDEIAAFSNFLMGESNRGVPAVVFRNCPEWKGHNELYFEPECDITIKALRKIN from the coding sequence ATGAGTATTGAAGTCCTTCCTGTCGAGGGTCTGCCTGTATTTCATCCGGGCGACGATCTCGCGGGAGAAATCTGCAAAAAGATCGATCTAATTGATGGCGATATCCTCTGCATCGCCTCGTCGGTTTATTCAAAATCAAAAGGGCACATCAGGACTCTCGATGAAGTGGTTCCTTCGGAAAAGGCGAAGGAGATCGCCGGAATGTGCGGAGAGGACGAGAGGTTCATTCAGGTTGTCCTCGACCAGACCGAGGAGATCGTGCTCGAATATCCGTTTGTTCTCTCCAAGATGAGCTCCGGGCATGTCGGGGTCAGGGCCGGCGTCGACAACTCGAACGTGGAGAGGGGTCATGTGATCATCCTTCCCCCCGATCCTATGGCGGCTGCCGAAGAGATCATGGAGAGGGTTCGTGAGATTTCCGGCAAAGATATCCGCGTGATAATCACGGATACATGCGGAAGATCGTTTAGGAGAGGACAGACCGGTGTTGCGATCGGCTGGGCCGGAATGGATGCGATCAATGATTTCCGTGGGGATCACGATCTCTTCGGGCGGGTGCTTGAGATCACAGAAGAAGCTGTCGTGGATGAGATCGCAGCGTTTTCTAATTTCCTTATGGGAGAATCGAACAGGGGTGTGCCTGCGGTGGTCTTCAGGAACTGTCCGGAATGGAAAGGGCATAATGAATTGTATTTCGAGCCCGAATGCGATATAACGATAAAAGCACTGAGAAAAATAAACTGA
- a CDS encoding preprotein translocase subunit Sec61beta, giving the protein MAAKNKGGRLVSSAGLVTYYDSEDKRAVHLSPKTVLITAAIIGIIIGALDLAYGFNMF; this is encoded by the coding sequence ATGGCAGCGAAAAATAAAGGAGGCCGTCTGGTATCATCCGCTGGTCTTGTAACATACTACGACAGCGAGGATAAGAGAGCAGTTCACCTGTCTCCGAAAACGGTTCTGATCACAGCAGCGATAATCGGGATAATCATCGGTGCACTGGATCTGGCCTACGGTTTCAATATGTTCTAA